A window of Punica granatum isolate Tunisia-2019 chromosome 8, ASM765513v2, whole genome shotgun sequence genomic DNA:
AAGAGAGGAAATGAACCTATAAATTCCAACTTATAAGTATTATGATTGGTTAATATTTATTCAAAGTGAATGAGTAATTAATCAACATTTTTTCGAGAGAGAATGAGTAAGTAGCTTGGTggataattattatattagaaaATTTACCTTTATGTATTTcaccaaaaagaaatttaCCTTTATGTCCTCTATTTAGTGGTTCTAATTAGTTAAATTCTATATTGCATGGGTAATTTCGTAAAGAAAAGTGAGGCAAAAGGagtttttatacttttataaGAGAAGAGATGTCTATATtgatctattatatatatatatatatagttaccattataattaaattattccACATCAATTTATGTCTCCAGTGGGGAATAGGGGAATGGAAAATTACCTAATACGAATTGAATTCAGAACCCATGATTTTAGATTGAGAGTAAGTAATAATACTACACTAAATcatattttcagaaaatcattttttctatattcatGCATCATACATAAATACAAGAATTCCCTCTAAGGAAGGGGGAATAATATGTGTCTTGGATCTATATTTTCCCTTTCCGGATATGGTTGATCATTAATCCAACGAAAAAATTGTATTttctttcacccaaaaaaatattgaattttctcacacaaaaaaaacacacatttcctcAAGTAAATGGAAAAGCAATGTATCTTCTCAGCCGCCCATTATTATGATTAAATGGCTGACATACGTTTCTTGTACATTACGGTAGAGAATCATGGATGTTAGGAGATTGTATCCTATGATGGcaattatctttttctttcttagcTTAGAGTGTTTACCTTGTTAGCACATAGATGACTCTTTGTATAAGTACCATTTTTGAGGAATTAATGAGCACGATACAGATTTCCAATAACCCTTTTGTGATGGTCTCTAATTCTCTGGTGATCTTCTTTCTTCCGTCAACTTCTACCACTTTCGATAAACATTTTCTTCCTAGTTGGAGCCTGCCTCTCATCCAACTTCAATTGACTCtcataaatagatatatgtatGGGGATGCCGTGTGAACTATATGTGTTATATCAAGGCTTAAATTGACTAGGATGACTTTAAGTTATTATGACAACTTTGTGATAGCAAATACAAAGTTGCATGCAGACATATCCTCTTAATATACTAAATCTCTTGTTTATAATAACCATGTGTCAAACTATCAAATTTTtggcttttttattttatttttttattagtttataatatcatttaaggcttatatatatatatatattaataatttatttacctaaatataaaagttttatTTCAAGTCCCCGCCGCAATTTAAGTAGTGTTTATTGTGACGTTGCAAAAtatcctaattctttttttggttaaatgTAAGGTTACTCTAACTCATTAACAATCCTCGTTTGGGTTGGTCGTGGTCACGGGATGttttaaatgaatttctaATACCACTTACAGTTAACGGGGTTCTCAAAGATGATTTTTAAACGTGATGTTGGAAAtgtcctaattcttttttcatttaaatggAAGGTCACTCCAGCCTATTGACAATCACTGCTTGGGTTGTCCGTGGTCATGAGATGCTTTAAATAAATTTCGAATACCACTTATAATTAATGGGATTCTCAATGATGATTTTTAAACTGATTCAAACAAAGATTTTTCCAActaaacttttatttatttttgcatttgtgctttttttatattcattcCATATACTATTAAGATGGATGTTGATATTTTCTCCCACATTCACGTATGCCTTTCAAGATAAGATTAATATTGggattttcaattaaattcgTACttagtaaaaattaaaataattaaaatattttgtatatatagatttgttgtattattataatattgtgCATCTTTCCAACATTATAATGCaccccatatattttttgctttttaaaaATCCTCATAATATTTGAGTACATCTTAGTCTGATATTATGTGTCTGAAAGGTATCGGgattaaatgaaatatattgcatctatcaaaaaatatatattgcagTAAGGATAAGTTATAATagtaacatataaaaaaaattaggagatACATAGTGAAGAGGAATAGCTTGAATTATATGTTAATACATATTACAAaaagatattaattaatattttattttttataaagttAATTATATCTCTAGCATATACATAATTCTCCCTTGATTTTTGtgtagatattatttaatcacAATCTTTAATATTTCACTAAACTTTTGGCTTTTTATACTTGCCTATCGTATCATCTATTTAAGTTTCTCATTTTTTCTCCACATCTATATGTTTATTAAACTAAAACAATTTCGAATTTAATGTGTTATACCAATTTTAAATGAGTCAAATGCTTTATACTTTTTAATATTACTAATATCATTTATCGTACTTCtatcatatgaaaatatttttggagACCCGTTGCATCGCACGGGCCTCTATCCTAGTTCAGTCTATTTGTAGTCGGATGATATTGCGgtatatattttaagtttccatcccgagaaaaaaaaaagacagaaatAACTTATTAAATCTGCACCATCTTAAATCCAATCAAAATTTGATCAAAGATAAAATAGTAAACAACACTCTGCTGTTGAGATCAACTGTACAGGAGCCAATTCGCGAGTAGGCGTATCATTgacacttttttctttttttactttgagGAAATTCATGGGTCTGATAAATAGGaataggaaaatgaaaaataatatgacatgataatataaattgaggAAATTCATATGAATTTCGAACTGCACGAAGTTCTAATCAGATTTTCATTCTCCGTcgtcaaaatttttataaaagaaaaacttggTGCCAGGGGAACAAAACGAACGGTTGGGGTACGCCCAACAAAAGAGAAACCCCGTAATGCCACTTGGAAtagttataaaagaaaaaaggagaaCACTGAGGATGTATATGGAATCTGCATTGCATGACGACTCTCAGAGTTGCGGAAAGTTGGTCAGACGATAAAAGAGGATAGATCAAAAGATGCCAATGGTTTAGGCAGTAGATGCTCATTTATCATCTTCGCCGTCCTTCGCACAGTGGAAATATACATTCATCGATTCTTATGAATTGTTGATATATACAAACAAAGGATCGGGGAACTTCAAAACGATGCTTCAAGTGTAGGTCGGCTAAAGTAAGTGGAATTACGGGCATCCAAAGCGTCGTTCAGCTCCGAGTGCCTTACCTGGCCTAGCTAGGTCCCTTTCACAACCGTAGTGAAACACAGAGACACGAGGTTGGAACGTAACTCCCATGATCTaggtggatttttttttccatactCAGATTAGAGAGACTAACATGAGGGATACTCTTAGCAACACTTGGACGGTTTGCCTGAAGTGATGGAGCGCTTACAGACACATAAATCTACCTCTGATTCCATATAAAATTCTTACAGAGCCTATAAATATCTTATCAGCTCATATATGTTCAACTCAATATAGTTTGAATTGTTAGGCGGTAAATTTTAGAGtccatataaattattttcttacgGTTGGTGTAGTATTATCTTTTCGTTAGGATTTCACTATGTCATAATATTCGTGATACAGACGTCGTCATCATAATACATaagaaagatgaaaaaaaaaaaaagaagatggtTCGCACGATTGTAGAACGAAAGAAATGTTATATTTTGatagattcttttttttttctttaggaaAAGTATGTCATGATTCTTTCAGTTAGCCGCCTTACATTTAATTAGCATCAAATCTGTAGGAACATTACATGCGTCGAATCCCAACATTAATTGGGGATTTGTTAATTGAAAAGGTGTATGATGAGGTTGACGACCACTAATGACATCATCATCACAATTCTCATAGGTTTTAGATTTGAAACTGATGATTGGTACCATTCCAAACATTGTCAAAGGATTCATTGCGATGAAAAAGCATACCCCGATCGCTATCAATTGATCATATCGTTGTAAAGTATGTTAAACCTGTATAACATTTTATGCGTTTTATCAAACCAGTATAGTTGTTTCAGAAATATCTTCCCCAAAAGTATGGTAATCGATCAGCAGACCACGAACTACTCCTAGAATAGTTTATATAGAGATGCCATCTTGCAAACCAACCGGCTTCAcgtgtgtgtatgtatgtgtaACAGGTAAAAACATATACTATTCACGTTGCTCTGCAGACGAGACTCATCAATATCAGAAAATCTAACTAGGCACTTGTCAGTGTAAAATTGATAATGATATTATACCCCGCCATAGAATTTCTCTCTCAAAATCGAATCCATTTGGATCCATTACCTTTTAGTAcattaatcaaatttatatGTTGTGTACATAGTGGAATTGAGATCAATTAGAACGGAATAAAGCATCAATTAATACATTAAACCAACTTAGTGCATGAAGAATCTCTTCTTCGTCACGTACTTATTCTTCGTCATTGAATAATTTCCTCTTTTCGGCTAACCACTATAGTTTTGAGAGTATAATTTCCCATTTTTGCAGCTAATTTTATACACACGcacataaataaaatcaagtttaaaattttgaatgttCCTTGAGAGAACATTCTGAGCTAAATCAGAGTTTATTGGTAGCTCTTCTTTTTGCTTAAAGGGCATCGCCTTTTATTGCTCTTGGGCTACACATGTCTTCCTAATCCCTTAATATATGATTCATGAACCTTTATTGTAGTCGAGGGATAAAAAGAAATACATTACGTTTAACACGAAGCCGCGTGCACATATGTGGAGTCCCGCATGGCCCTACTGTTGGGGCCAAAATATTTTGGAACATGACCAAACCAGAAAGTTACTTGGAGTGGCAGTTTATTCTGCATAAACTACGATTAGAGTGTATTACATGGctccaaattaattaattaactagtCCTCGCGTGGCACCTTATTTTcttgtaaatttatttctaaaattattgtGTAATAATGATATCTATAGTTCATATTGTGGAATAGATTTATGAAACTAatgacaaattaaaattataaattaatgtaaagAAATGAAAGATCGGTAAACCAGAAATTCCTAAAATTGCGGAAAAGTTGATGTGGTAGATTCTCTTTCACACGGATGGATGGCCCTCTCATCGTAAGAGTCTGGAGAAGCTACTTTAATAATCTATAATAGATAATAGATTTCAGGCTTCCATAACACGCAGTTGGAAAAGAAAGGGAATAGTTGGATTATATACTCGtagattaaaataaataaataaataaataaagtttaacgtttaaatcttgtgaatgaaaatattcataactgaaagaattttatttcttagtgGGCTAATCATCTGCctcgaactggattagtcgagtATGTTAAGCTTCTAGATACCATGATGCACGCCGAATAGTAAATAAATCtataatgaaattaagaatatgatgaaaatatttgtttattgAATCAGCAAGCTGCATGGGATAACTAAtttgggttggttcaagcgttTCGGCACTTATTTCACTTAAACAATATCTTGGATTTGAGTTtttgtgaatgcaaaaaatctACGCTAGGAAAGTTTTACTCCTCGAGGGAATTAGTTGGGGCCCAATTGGTTTTTCGGatactaaataaataaataaagtgcAAGGGGATGGATGTAAGCACGCATCATCCTCCAACACTATATAAAGAGATGAAGGCTTCAGTTCTCATCAACACACATCAGATCAATCACTTAATCACATACATGCTTCAATTCAATCTATAGAAGGgagatttttcttcttttttgtggTTCTTGTATCTTCAACGGAGAGGAAAGTGTAAGGACTTATGATTGGGAGGTGACAGAAGAGAGTGAGCACAGAGGGTTCTACTTTCTTGAATGCatggaagagaagagaagctCTGTGTGCTCACCCCTCTATCTGTCACCTTCACcccctctcctctcttcctctttgATCTCTCCATGTTTCTAaacatttcctttttctgcCACAAGATGAAATATTCTTTTTGTTTCCGGGACCCCATTATTGTCGTTCGGAGCGGTTCCACTAAAATAGTTATGATTTTCAACTTCGAATGCTTATGATCCGtaaatgcaaaaaattcatgattaaCATAGTTTTATTCTTTAGTGGGTTAATTGTCAGTTCAAACATGGAGTTTTCGAacaccagaaaaaaaaaatgatttgagGAAGACCATTACAACAACCACATCGATTATGGTTTGCCAACATACAGTTAAAATCCTAATTAATAATAGCTGAAGTGTGAAGGATCCTGATTTCCAAGTCTTGGTGATATATGTGTTGTGTTACTTTATCTGCATTAATACGTGGTGTGCCTGGACCTATACTCAACAAAATCCGAACTTGAGACTGTTGAGGAGGAGAAACTTTCTCGCTATCAAACCTTTTTAATCGAGAAGGTCTAGTTACAATCACTTTTAAATAATTGTATAACAAAAATTACTCAAATTTCTCGTAAATTACTAACAAAAGATTTTTGAATTACCAAATCTCATAAATCATGCACTAGTTTTGAAGTAAATTAACTATATAAATTCTAAAGTAAATCATACAGATTTCAAAGAGTTTAGAGTTTTACAATTAGTTTGTAAAAATACTTCAAATTAAGTTCGaccttttgtaatttacttgaacATCATTTTTATTGcaccataattttttttattaattcattaTCCTTGTAGTTTAGAACTCTAAAAAGTACAACAGCTATATAATTAACAAtgataatagtaataatattatgaattCAGTAAGTTGTTCATAAGCAAATTGCTATTTGCCAATAGCAATGCAACTTGCCTTGATGGTCACTTCTTGAAAATTATTGAGATGAATTAGATACTAATTCTTTTGGTCGACCTCTTATGTGGTCAatgtataaatatgtataaacTTGGAGTTAATAatgtgatatatttatttcagaGAGTGACCCTACACGTAACCATCagctaatataagaaaaagaaatgtgaatagtttatatatacacagCTGATCAAATTGGTGAGAAGATCCTTCACGTGCCAAATAAGTTAATATATAGTTTGGTAAGACCCAAAATCATCGTTTCATGAAATTTCTATGCCCTTGACTTCGTCAATTTCCCCGCCAAATAATAATTGCCACGAATCAAAGTATTACGTGTaaactttttcatacttttcaACCATTTGATTCTAAACAGGTAATTTCTTGCATAATTTGCACATGATTAATTCTATGTTGTGCCGTTTGCAGTACCTAAATAAATACAATATCCAATATCCATGTTTAGAGATGTATTACAACTCTACACGAAAGAGCCGTTTACGAGTTAATCTAGATTGAATTTATTGTAAGATTTCTCGAACGGATTTGATACGGGAAAGAAGTGTAATAGCACGTGCACACGTAATATCTGTCGTGAAGTAGGAAGAAAAGTCTTCAATTTAGTTCGATATAGACAAGCTGAGGTAGAATTTGGGTTCAATTATAGTTCCGTTCCAAGTTCAGCTACAACTTCATCTTTCGAAAAATTggtaattcatatatatgtccTCCCTCAACTATTACCGTCCATATCATGCCATCTAAAGTCTAATATGAAGAAGTTTGTTTATTGGTATTGAGCAtttcaatatttaaataacgaaatatttttttttcaacaatATCCGTATACTGACACCTCCATTATACTTCTCGAAAAAAAAGACACTCTACTACAAAATAGCTCACGTATATAGGGACAACACGACATGCCTTGCAGGAAACTCGGATGGACAGCAATCAGCATGTCATGGCACGGGCCGATTGATTTCGGCGACGGGAATGGAACCGACCATGAGGCATTAAATTGACATTGATTAGAAGTTGATGAGGgctgttttgtaacaaaactAAAGATTGTGTCagtaaaatgaaaatgagaaTAATTTTCCAGTCAAATTGAAAACCAACCACCTCGGTGGCTGTCCAGTCCAGCAATTTTATTCTTTGCTGCGAgtcttcccaattgaagaATCCCAACACACAATCAATCCCACAGGGTCAGAAGACCCCAAGAACCCATCTCCGGAGCTGCAGAAATCCCATGGCGAACTACCCCGGATCGAGCTCCTACGACCCCAAATCCATGCAGCTCCAGCCCTACTACGGGGCCCCGCTGCCGACCTTCCGACGGGAGGACTTCCGGTCCTACAGCACCTCCTATTCCCACGCGGATATCTGGGGCAACCACTGCTACAGCTACGGCGGCAATGCCTCCAGCAGGGACAAGAAGCTCGGGAAGAGCAAGTCGGCGACTTCTCGGGGGTTCGTGGACCCCGAGTtccagaggaagaagagggtCGCCAGCTACAAGATGTACGGCGTCGAAGGCAAGGTCAAAGGAACCTTCCGGAAGAGCTTCCGCTGGCTCAAGAACCGGTACACCCAGGTGGTCTACGGATGGTGGTAGAACCGTCACTAGCTCGATGACGGGGAGTGTCGGCAGTAAAGTCGGAGGCTTTTTGGCGGAATTGGAGGCTGTGGGAGTCGTTCTGGTTTCTTTATATgttgttgtgtagtgttttttttttttttccaatgacATTTTCAGATTCAGGGTCATCAAGAAAGGAGATTCTGCTGTTGTTGGTCAGGGAAATGTCTTTTTTATATCTATGGGATCTAGTCATGTACTCCCGACTTGGGATGGACAGTTGACATGAAAAATTGTATATCTGTGATCTACTTTGTCGCCGATTCCTCGTTTCAGTGCTGCTGCTGATTGAAGTTCATGTCCATTTTCGTAATGTCTGTCAGAATAATACTCCGAACATGAGCCAATCATTTGCTGTTGCTTATAGATACAAGTCCAGAGTATTAGGATTCGTGATATGATTGATAAGTTTTGATGTGTCAATTACTGACAATGCCTTTCTGTCTTTAAACGGATAAGCCAGTAGCCGCCTGTTTATTCCTTTCCCGATACCACGGTTGTTATTGGTTCTGAGTTTATTGTACTTGATTGACCAGGTGATATGATTAGATGTCTCTTTTCTCTCCTCTTTTATATGTTCTTCCTGAAGCATATAAGGTCAAATGAATGTTCAAAGCTGTCATGTTGCTTTACTAATTACTACTGCTTTGTCTCAGCTGAATTTTAGTTGGAAGTGAGGCCGAGTGATTGTCTTCTGCTATGAGTTCTTAACTAATCTCTTCTGTCATTTATGCATATTAGTTGGATTATGATGAACTTTGCAGCCTTGTAGCAAGCTACCTGCTACAGCTTTAGCACCATGGATCAGGTAGCGTGGCTGGCCCAGCTTTCTCGCGATGAATCAAGTCATTGAGTTCTTTGATGAAGCTATTATGGCCTTACAAACTGTACTGGGGTCTCCAACTATGTGATATTGTGACAATTGCTTATGATCCTCTCGAGCACGGGCAGTCTTTAAAATTGCCGTGTTTATTGAAGTTTGTTGTTGATGTTATGTACCGGTCAGGGGAATTGAATTATAAGTTTTCTCTAAAATCTTTGCTACTAATACGATCTCGAGGCCATTGGTTCCTGTCATTCTCCTGCATATTTAGCTCCCCTGATGATTTGAGATCCCGCTCTCATGCATTCCATCTCATCTTCCATAGCAGTAACAGTTTTTCTGGTGCACATATTGCGTTCCATCCTTATTAGGTGATCATTTCTGAGAGCCAACCGATCCTCCAGATGGCTTTTCCTGTTGAGCACTGAGAGAATAGGAATGATCACACAGGTTGGTTTAGCTCGGTTTTATTACGCAAAACTGAACCGAATCAACAGTTGGTACGGTTTCTCCAAGCTTCATCAAGCCGGACGGGAGACAATTGGCTAAATGATGCGTATGATAATTGATAAAAGGATAAGCATTTTTGCCAGAATTAAGGTTCCGTTCATCCAGATTCATTGTGTCCGAAATGATATTTTGTTGAACTTGTTGCCCAGTTCCAAGAGATGCCGAAAGAAATTACCAGAACATGAAACATACACGAACTCGAGAAGGGTAGCAAAGTATGTTGCGCGAACTCATCTCTTACGGCCACTAGTGAAACGTAATACAAAAGTGAACCAGTTAGATGTACTAAAAGCGGTAAATCGGTTCGCTCGATTTACCTTCCAATAAAAGAAATCGACAATTCGAGATTGATAAAATCACGTTGTCACATTTCTTCCAAGTCTTTGCTCTCATTCAGTTTGTGAATCAAATGAGATTAAAATCATTTCTTGACAGTTAAAAacgagaaatttttttattttattttttttgtttggaatAACTAATTTTAAACGACCTTAAACCAGAAGGAAGCACAAAAACCCCCCATGGCAAATTCAGCTCTGAGAAGCTATAAAAGCAAGAAGCAAAGATCTTGAAGAAGCTCTCCCCATCAAATTCAATCCGAACCCCATCATCGCCCAGATCTACCCAATCGTTTCTCTTCATCGGTTCCGAGCTTCGTCTTTCTCGGAGATTGGAGAGATGTGGGAATCCATAATCCTGACGCTGGCCGCGACGGCGGGGAACAACATCGGCAAGGTCCTCCAGAAGAAGGGCACCGTGATTCTTCCCCCTCTGTCTTTCAAGCTCAAGGTCCTTTACCATTTCCTTTGATTTCTCTTCTGTCTTGATTTTTGGGGGCCAAATTTTTTGTTAGACTGTCGGGAGAATGTTAGGGGTTCGAAGCTCTGTTGTCACGAGAAATGGGTCGTGCTTCGATTGGTCGGCCCGGTAGTGTCGGTTTTGTATCGGTTCGAGAATGGTGGCGCTTAGGGTTTTAAGCCTGGTGAATTGCTATGTTGATCGCAGAATGTCAGATTCGTCAAGTGTGGTTCTGAATAATTATGCCATTGTCAAATGTGGTTCCATTGATATGAGCAGCTGCCAGACAAAGATTTGATCACCTCTGTTTCTTTGAGTAGTATTTGCCTATAGCGGTTGGATTTATTCTTCCAGCTGAACGCttggttttttttccccctctcttGAATAATTTCGTCGAATTAGTGTAGGCTGATACTGTTGTTTCATTTTCGTAGATTATAAGAGCATATGCTCT
This region includes:
- the LOC116215919 gene encoding uncharacterized protein LOC116215919; translated protein: MANYPGSSSYDPKSMQLQPYYGAPLPTFRREDFRSYSTSYSHADIWGNHCYSYGGNASSRDKKLGKSKSATSRGFVDPEFQRKKRVASYKMYGVEGKVKGTFRKSFRWLKNRYTQVVYGWW